From the Patescibacteria group bacterium genome, the window GACCTCAGTTCGAGATATTGTCGCACCTGCCTCTTTCGCTGTTTCGTCCAATTTTATCCAAATCGACAATTATTTCGTCAAAACTCTCTTTGTCTTCACCTACCCCCGGTATATCGAGACGAATTGGCTCTCGCCAATTATCAACTACGATATTTCGATGGATATCGCCATGTATATCCACCCGATGGAGACCAGAGACGTCATGACCGAGCTCAAGACTCAAGTTGGTAAGCTCGAGTCCACCCTTTCAATCGAGCGGGAAAAGGGCCAGCCCAGAGACCCAGAAGTCGAGACCGCGCTCGGTGACGTTGAGGCGCTTCGAGATGTTCTCCAGCGTGGCGAGGTCAGATTATTTCAATTTGGGCTTTACTTCACTATCTACGCCGGCTCAGCCGAAGAACTTCGCACCGTCATGGATCAGCTCGAATCAACCTTGGGCGGACTCCTGATTTATACCAAAGAGACACTTTTCCAAATGGAGCAGGGCTTCACTGCCACTTTGCCTCTGATGCAGGACAAGATCAACGTCCTTCGCAATTTGGACACCGCCTCTCTCTCCTCTACTTTCCCCTTCGTCTCGAGCGAATTGACCCAAGACGATGGAATTCTGTACGGAATCAATCGCCACAACAATTCCCTAATTATTTTCGATCGATTTTCTCTTGAAAACGCCAACTCTCTAGTCCTGGCCAAATCCGGCTCGGGTAAATCGTACTTGGTCAAATTGGAGGCCTTGCGCTACTTGATGCTTGGCACCGACGTAATCGTGATCGACCCAGAAAACGAGTACAAAACTCTTTGCGATTCCGTCGGCGGTAGTTACTTGGATATTTCGTTAAACTCCGACAAACGAATTAATCCGTTCGACCTCCCAATCAACCCCTACGAAACAGGCGAAGACGTCCTCCGCTCTAATATCGCTTCCCTCCATGGCCTGATCAATATCATGGTCGGTGGCCTCACCCCAGAAGAAGACTCCACCGTAGACAAGGCTCTTTATGAGACTTACGCCATCAAGGATATTACGACCGATCCAGAAAGCCAGACCAATCAGCCTCCTCTGCTTCAGGACTTCTTCAATATCCTCTCCAACATGCAGGGCACTGAATCGCTTCGGGCCAGACTGGTCAAATACACCGAGGGCACCTACGCCAATCTTTACAACCAGCCGACCAATTTTGAGCTCAAAGAAGGTTTCGTTTGCTTCTCTGTCCGCGACTTGGAAGATCAGCTCCGCCCAATCGCTATCTATACTGTCCTTGATTATATCTGGACCAAAGTCAGAATGAACCGAAAACAGCGCATCATGATCGTGGATGAAGCCTGGTGGATGATGCAATATGAGGATTCTGCCAAGTTCCTTCACGGCCTGGCCAAGAGAGCAAGAAAATATAACCTTGGGCTTACAATCATCAGTCAGGACGTCGAGGATTTCTTGGGTAGCCGTTATGGCAAAGCCGTCTTGGCCAACTCCTCAATGCAAGTCCTGATGAAACAATCGACCGCTTCGATCAATTTGATCGCTGATGTTTTCAATTTGACTGAGGGCGAGAAATATTTGCTTCTCGAGTCTGATGTCGGAGAAGGTCTCTTCTTCGCGGGCTTGAATCACGTAGCTTTCAAAGCGATTGCTTCCTACACCGAAAATGAAATTATTACTGTCGAGCCAGAAGAGCTGGCAAAACAGGGGCCAGAAGATGCTGTAGCGGCAGCAGACCCTAACACACCAACCCAATGAAATGCCTGACCTCGATGTCTCAAAAGTTGCAGGCGGGTTCAAGATCCAAAAATATCTGATTCCGATCGGCGGATTTTTTGTCGTCATGCTTTTCTCTGTGATCGGTTTTTCTTTTTTTGGGATAATGAGGGACAATCGAATTCCCGAAGTGACACCCATGACCTC encodes:
- a CDS encoding DUF87 domain-containing protein, whose product is MTDQNPNPQPNPVQPDAQAPAPVPQAPPADARAIANQNLKSREKSSMTPDEFWNKKAEASKIKSGATSVRDIVAPASFAVSSNFIQIDNYFVKTLFVFTYPRYIETNWLSPIINYDISMDIAMYIHPMETRDVMTELKTQVGKLESTLSIEREKGQPRDPEVETALGDVEALRDVLQRGEVRLFQFGLYFTIYAGSAEELRTVMDQLESTLGGLLIYTKETLFQMEQGFTATLPLMQDKINVLRNLDTASLSSTFPFVSSELTQDDGILYGINRHNNSLIIFDRFSLENANSLVLAKSGSGKSYLVKLEALRYLMLGTDVIVIDPENEYKTLCDSVGGSYLDISLNSDKRINPFDLPINPYETGEDVLRSNIASLHGLINIMVGGLTPEEDSTVDKALYETYAIKDITTDPESQTNQPPLLQDFFNILSNMQGTESLRARLVKYTEGTYANLYNQPTNFELKEGFVCFSVRDLEDQLRPIAIYTVLDYIWTKVRMNRKQRIMIVDEAWWMMQYEDSAKFLHGLAKRARKYNLGLTIISQDVEDFLGSRYGKAVLANSSMQVLMKQSTASINLIADVFNLTEGEKYLLLESDVGEGLFFAGLNHVAFKAIASYTENEIITVEPEELAKQGPEDAVAAADPNTPTQ